From a single Stigmatopora argus isolate UIUO_Sarg chromosome 4, RoL_Sarg_1.0, whole genome shotgun sequence genomic region:
- the hapln2 gene encoding hyaluronan and proteoglycan link protein 2 codes for MSVLLLLLVGLVLCATALRSANEIPSPSKRPSELKYLLDPPVYAEVVGRRGESATLPCILKSQPDHYKVKWTKLETGRPGPENIVMISDASAFKRHGRLGPRASPRRAHDLDASLQLGALQLGDGGRYRCELIDDLEDESVTVTLRIEGVVFPYQSPKGRYAMTFREAEVACEEQDGMLASYEQLYRAWTEGLDWCKAGWLRDGSVRYPIISPRPSCGAPTRPGIRNYSPKDKKRDRFDAFCFTSLTAGSVFYIHGAFSLEEAGGACARRSASLALVGHLYAAWRFRGYDRCDGGWLRDGSVRFPVGTPRERCGGVPAPGVRSFGFPNKTSHIYGAYCYR; via the exons ATGAGTGTTCTTTTGCTCCTCCTCGTGGGCCTCGTATTATGCGCCACGGCTCTGCGCTCAG CCAACGAGATCCCGAGTCCCAGCAAGCGCCCCTCCGAGCTCAAGTACCTCCTGGACCCGCCCGTTTACGCCGAGGTCGTCGGCCGCCGCGGCGAGAGCGCCACCTTGCCGTGCATTCTGAAATCCCAGCCTGACCACTACAAAGTCAAGTGGACTAAACTGGAAACGGGTCGCCCGGGCCCGGAGAACATCGTGATGATTTCCGACGCCAGCGCCTTCAAGCGGCACGGCCGGCTGGGACCCCGCGCCAGCCCACGGCGGGCTCACGACTTGGACGCCTCCCTGCAGCTCGGGGCGCTTCAACTGGGAGACGGCGGGCGGTACCGGTGCGAGCTGATCGACGACCTGGAGGACGAGAGCGTGACGGTCACGCTGAGGATCGAAG GCGTGGTTTTCCCCTATCAAAGCCCAAAGGGCCGCTATGCCATGACATTTCGTGAGGCCGAAGTGGCGTGCGAAGAGCAAGACGGCATGCTGGCGTCCTACGAGCAACTCTACCGAG CTTGGACGGAGGGTCTGGATTGGTGCAAAGCGGGCTGGCTGCGGGACGGAAGCGTGCGCTACCCCATTATAAGCCCCCGGCCCTCCTGCGGAGCGCCAACGCGGCCCGGCATTCGGAACTACTCCCCTAAAGATAAGAAGAGAGACCGTTTTGATGCATTCTGCTTCACCTCTTTGACCGCAG GTTCCGTTTTCTACATCCATGGCGCGTTCTCCTTGGAGGAAGCAGGGGGCGCTTGCGCGCGACGTTCGGCCTCGCTGGCGCTGGTGGGCCACTTGTACGCCGCCTGGCGCTTCCGAGGCTACGACCGTTGCGACGGCGGCTGGCTGAGGGACGGCAGTGTGCGCTTCCCCGTCGGGACGCCCAGGGAGCGCTGCGGCGGCGTCCCCGCGCCGGGGGTGCGCTCCTTCGGGTTTCCCAATAAGACGTCGCATATCTACGGAGCTTATTGCTACAGGTAG
- the bcan gene encoding brevican core protein, translating to MQQTDLCRAPQTPSLSLLYQGEQNQPPSMALPQDLELHLTKMRQEVLRHATLVAIALLVLPLQSIAQDLPDDTHRLHVTISSGPNAQGELGATLTLPCLVSAGGPPPATNGRHAVISLPRVRWSLLGNGQETEILAARGDSVLVSEAYRERASLPHYSVSPADLTLRLEGLRYEDAGRYRCHVQQGSEQDWDVTEVQVKGLVFHRGDRSKSLGDFTFDRAQEACMEAGAQIASPDQLVAAYHGGFEHCHAGWLSDHSVRSVVQKPRVDCAGFPEGFPGVRTFGTLATQQPLDVYCYLGPVEVGEVFYGWAPRGFTFEEAEAYCLSERAQLASLTQLYTAPNHGPRNCSSGWIKDGSVRQPWGRCSEEPSNQMDLPEAAGRHDVFCFRNDSTSSSQSPLTTESAHVSHLLSSKTESWTSDSSHSTPESPAASTVSPESLTEVTSRPDTPPTPSKEHQNPESMDLTSPHTEEESTTESPILDNNKKPEDHTEASEENLTINSTVTTKTDLFTSSQASFHSSERSVEVSITQVTPTIEVLTSSHSSGSSSSSPPDASTSVPHHAEQAGLLEAVADGTTHQGTSEISTKASGDWSESTPRGNPEAILTSSPEQHTDLGTQTQRNSGFHTESSTGIPLTWHETTSGPKGGQEETSTHVVSVQKCFGCHLKDQSTTTSPTANSEKPTAMAARQEVVIDLCGGRPCLNGGTCLESEEPKCLCLPGYSGAFCQSDLDLCEPGWQKFQGFCYRHMTTRQSWEGAEQHCRLLGGNLISIMNPEEQHHVNEKYREYQWIGLNDKTIEGDFRWSDGNLLIYENWHRGQPDSYFLSGEDCGAMVWHDGGRWSDVPCNYHLPFTCKKGLTWCDKLPEVPNAKPFGKTRARYETFAKVRYRCDLGFVQKFHPLITCLPSGRWEEPAIACLPADSLASRRLGTTTQQPRRDGWSQKVVTEVHAQSSAPIRPH from the exons ATGCAGCAAACAGATTTGTGCCGTGCCCCCCAGACCCCCTCCCTTTCTCTACTTTATCAGGGTGAACAAAACCAGCCTCCCTCCATGGCTTTGCCTCAAGATCTGGAGCTGCACCTGACCAAAATGAG ACAGGAAGTGCTTCGCCACGCCACGCTGGTTGCCATCGCTCTACTCGTTCTCCCGTTACAGTCGATCGCTCAGGATCTGCCAG ATGATACACACCGCCTACACGTGACCATCAGTTCTGGGCCGAACGCTCAAGGCGAACTTGGCGCCACGCTCACGTTGCCCTGCCTGGTGTCCGCAGGCGGGCCACCGCCCGCCACCAATGGCCGACACGCCGTCATATCTCTTCCCCGAGTCAGGTGGAGCCTGCTGGGAAACGGACAGGAGACGGAGATCCTCGCGGCCCGCGGCGACAGCGTGTTGGTGAGCGAGGCCTACCGGGAACGAGCCTCGTTGCCGCATTACTCCGTCTCGCCGGCCGATCTGACGCTCCGGCTGGAGGGGCTGAGGTACGAGGACGCCGGCAGGTACCGGTGCCACGTGCAGCAGGGGTCCGAACAAGACTGGGATGTCACAGAGGTTCAagtcaaag gtCTGGTGTTCCATCGTGGGGACCGGTCCAAAAGCCTGGGGGACTTCACCTTTGATCGGGCCCAAGAGGCCTGTATGGAGGCGGGGGCCCAAATAGCTTCGCCGGATCAGCTGGTGGCGGCCTACCACGGCGGGTTCGAGCACTGCCACGCCGGCTGGCTCTCAGATCACTCGGTCAG ATCTGTAGTTCAGAAGCCAAGAGTGGACTGCGCGGGATTCCCAGAAGGATTTCCGGGCGTGCGGACCTTCGGAACGCTGGCAACTCAGCAGCCCCTCGACGTCTACTGCTACCTGGGCCCCGTCGAAG TTGGCGAGGTGTTCTATGGTTGGGCCCCCCGTGGTTTCACCTTCGAGGAGGCCGAGGCGTACTGCCTGAGTGAGCGTGCCCAGCTAGCCAGCCTTACCCAGCTGTACACCGCCCCCAACCACGGACCCAGGAACTGCAGCTCAGGGTGGATCAAGGACGGCAGCGTGCGCCAACCGTGGGGGCGCTGCAGCGAAGAACCCAGCAACCAGATGGACCTCCCCGAGGCTGCTGGCCGCCATGACGTCTTTTGTTTCAGAA ATGACTCGACGTCATCTTCACAGTCTCCTCTCACGACAGAGTCAGCTCATGTCAGCCATCTTCTTTCCTCAAAGACTGAGTCTTGGACTTCAGATAGTTCTCACTCTACGCCGGAGAGTCCTGCAGCTTCGACTGTCAGTCCAGAGTCCCTCACTGAGGTGACATCCAGACCAGATACTCCCCCAACCCCTTCAAAGGAACACCAGAACCCCGAAAGCATGGATTTGACATCACCTCACACGGAAGAAGAGAGCACAACTGAGTCGCCCATtttggacaacaacaaaaaacccgaAGACCATACAGAAGCTTCCGAGGAGAATCTGACAATCAACTCCACGGTTACTACAAAAACCGACTTATTCACCTCATCACAGGCATCCTTTCATTCAA GTGAGCGCTCCGTTGAGGTGAGCATCACGCAGGTGACGCCGACAATTGAGGTCCTCACGTCCTCCCACTCCAGTGGTAGCTCCTCTAGCTCCCCCCCAGATGCGTCCACCTCCGTTCCACACCACGCAGAACAGGCGGGCCTCCTGGAAGCGGTCGCAGATGGTACCACGCACCAAGGTACAAGTGAAATCTCTACCAAAGCCTCAGGTGATTGGTCGGAAAGCACCCCCCGAGGAAATCCAGAAGCAATCCTGACAAGCTCACCGGAGCAGCACACCGATCTCGGAACACAGACACAGAGGAACTCTGGATTCCACACCGAGTCTAGCACTGGAATTCCTCTTACTTGGCACGAAACCACCAGTGGACCAAAAGGAGGACAAGAGGAGACCAGCACTCATGTGGTCTCAGTTCAAAAATGCTTTGGGTGTCACCTTAAAGACCAATCCACGACGACCAGCCCGACTGCCAACTCTGAAAAACCCACAGCCATGGCTGCCAGACAAGAAGTGGTGATTG ACCTATGCGGCGGGAGGCCATGTTTAAATGGCGGCACGTGCCTGGAAAGCGAGGAACCCAAGTGCCTCTGCCTACCTGGCTACAGCGGCGCCTTCTGCCAGTCAG ACTTGGACCTGTGCGAACCCGGTTGGCAGAAGTTCCAAGGCTTCTGCTACCGTCACATGACCACGCGGCAGAGCTGGGAGGGGGCGGAGCAACACTGCCGGCTGCTTGGGGGGAACCTCATATCCATCATGAACCCTGAGGAGCAGCACCATGTCAATG AAAAATACCGAGAATATCAGTGGATCGGCCTGAACGACAAAACCATCGAGGGAGATTTCCGCTGGTCCGACGGCAACCTCCTG ATTTACGAGAACTGGCACCGCGGGCAGCCCGACAGCTACTTTCTGTCCGGCGAAGACTGCGGCGCCATGGTTTGGCACgacggggggcgctggagcgaCGTTCCCTGCAACTACCATCTGCCCTTCACCTGCAAGAAAGGCCTCA CGTGGTGCGACAAGCTTCCAGAGGTTCCCAACGCCAAGCCGTTCGGAAAGACGCGGGCGCGTTACGAGACCTTCGCCAAGGTACGCTACCGCTGCGACTTGGGCTTCGTGCAGAAGTTCCACCCGCTCATCACTTGCCTGCCCAGCGGACGCTGGGAGGAGCCCGCCATCGCCTGTTTGCCAG CGGATTCACTCGCATCCCGGCGTCTCGGTACAACGACTCAGCAGCCACGTCGCGATGGGTGGTCACAGAAGGTCGTCACGGAGGTCCACGCGCAAAGCAGCGCCCCCATCCGTCCACATTAA
- the isg20l2 gene encoding interferon-stimulated 20 kDa exonuclease-like 2 isoform X2, whose amino-acid sequence MEDTITVNMSEVKPCRKQKTKLGNRFNKRKKMTVLSHAGRFNKPSSSSSRQQPSTLANTKSTQLSSRPIPGGRKKTTVLHTSEQTVPFPQRSFDHGSVLDRVLSHAGRFNKPSSSSSRQQPSTLANTKSTELSSRAISGVPSKYLAIDCEMVGTGPRGSVCSLARCSIVSYEGDVVYDKFIKPTAPVSNYRTRWSGVRPHNLRNATPFLQARREILKILAGKVVIGHAIHSDFRVLQYSHPADLTRDTSRIPLLNVRAGFEEKGCASLKRLTKAIFNRDIQMGRSGHSSVEDAQATMNLYKVVEDEWEKTLASRKTGDSGS is encoded by the exons ATGGAGGATACTATAACTGTCAATATGTCAGAAGTCAAGCCATGCAGGAAGCAAAAAACCAAACTGGGCAATAGATTCAACAAACGCAAAAAAATGACGGTCCTCTCTCATGCGGGGCGGTTCAAcaaaccctcatcttcttcctcaCGCCAGCAGCCTTCAACCTTGGCCAACACCAAATCGACCCAATTGAGTTCTCGACCGATCCCGGGTGGACGCAAAAAAACGACGGTCCTGCATACGTCAGAGCAAACCGTCCCGTTCCCGCAGCGTTCGTTTGATCACGGCTCCGTTCTCGACCGGGTCCTCTCTCATGCGGGGCGCTTCAACAaaccctcttcttcttcctcacGCCAGCAGCCTTCAACCTTGGCCAACACCAAATCGACCGAATTGAGTTCTCGAGCGATCTCGGGTGTGCCTAGCAAGTACCTCGCCATAGATTGCGAGATGGTGGGCACGGGTCCCAGGGGAAGCGTCTGCAGTCTCGCGCGCTGCAGCATCGTGTCGTACGAGGGTGACGTTGTGTACGACAAGTTCATCAAACCCACGGCGCCTGTCTCAAACTACCGCACACGCTGGAGCGGCGTCCGCCCACACAACCTCAGGAACGCCACGCCTTTCCTTCAGGCTAGGAGGGAG ATCCTGAAGATCCTGGCCGGCAAGGTGGTGATCGGTCACGCCATCCACTCGGACTTCCGGGTCCTTCAATACTCGCACCCGGCCGACCTCACCCGGGACACCTCACGTATCCCACTGCTCAACGTGCGGGCCGGCTTTGAAGAGAAAGGTTGCGCCTCGCTCAAAAGACTCACCAAGGCCATCTTTAATCGTGACATCCAG ATGGGGCGCTCTGGCCACTCGTCTGTGGAAGACGCTCAGGCAACCATGAATCTCTACAAGGTGGTGGAAGACGAGTGGGAGAAGACGTTGGCGTCCCGGAAGACAGGCGATAGTGGCAGCTGA
- the mettl25b gene encoding methyltransferase-like protein 25B isoform X2, which produces MPKHHQQNMLEEPQISLSPKEQKDLATKITRFLSQYKFLSESYIIEFFTQDLWHKLPVSWQSVLHHLSYPQIAELLLETEHQHRRYPCVWPLSLLAFRATAHSLAFPRSFPKSPAGNGGAAEPTGFQENQNQSSLLAHAFRKHVKPKKQHEIRELGMLVKQLCEQSECNQVVDVGSGQGHLTRYLSFGLGLSVTAIEADPALVAMATKFDGELLYVLEKERQKRQCSCEAPSCEACPRHVTGWVDPKASWEVFIQQLAPNQANGDDSVTPSKKRLRCPEHSLEETAAPQPGCRRKLVLTGLHACGDLSPTLLRHFVKCPHIRAITSVACCYMKLTTKEEPTPPGVTGPPDSTGSDHLSLERDFGYPMSGHVRGLPCHQLSYKAREAACHATEDYASRLREESALLRTHCYRAALEVFITDVRPDLPRAGIQTVKKAHLLTFNEYARLGLARVGLPTSLPLDAGRYEAMLAQQARVVVFFSLAQMLAPVVETLVLLDRVIYLRENGLRSRLIPLFDPKFSPRNFVLVAGKSNGL; this is translated from the exons ATGCCTAAGCATCACCAACAAAACATGTTGGAAGAACCACAAATTAGTCTTTCTCCGAAGGAACAAAAAGATCTGGCAACCAAAATAACTCGTTTTCTATCACAATACAAATTTTTATCGGAGTCGTACATTATT GAGTTCTTCACTCAGGATTTATGGCACAAGTTGCCAGTTAGCTGGCAATCTGTTCTTCACCATTTGTCCTATCCGCAAATAGCAGAGCTGCTGCTGGAAACTGAACATCAACACAGGAG GTACCCGTGCGTTTGGCCGCTGTCCCTCCTGGCTTTTCGGGCAACGGCTCACTCCTTGGCCTTTCCTAGAAGTTTCCCAAAGTCGCCAGCTGGCAATGGCGGTGCAGCAGAGCCCACAGGGTTTCAGGAAAACCAGAACCAGAGCTCGCTGCTGGCGCACGCCTTTCGCAAACATGTCAAGCCCAAGAAACAACACGAAATCCGCGAGCTGGGCATG CTTGTCAAACAACTTTGCGAGCAAAGTGAGTGTAATCAAGTCGTGGATGTTGGTTCTGGACAG GGTCACCTAACTCGCTACCTGTCGTTCGGGCTAGGCTTGTCGGTGACGGCCATCGAGGCCGACCCCGCCCTcgttgccatggcaaccaagTTTGACGGAGAGCTGCTGTATGTTCTGGAAAAGGAGAGGCAGAAGCGACAG TGTTCTTGTGAGGCACCATCATGTGAAGCTTGTCCTCGCCATGTGACGGGTTGGGTGGACCCCAAAGCATCATGGGAAGTCTTTATCCAGCAGTTGGCCCCCAATCAAGCTAATGGTGACGATTCAGTAACGCCCTCCAAAAAGAGACTTCGATGCCCCGAACACTCACTCGAGGAGACGGCGGCCCCTCAACCGGGTTGTCGGCGAAAACTGGTCCTGACCGGACTGCACGCCTGTGGCGACCTTAGCCCCACCCTTCTCCGCCATTTTGTCAAATGCCCTCACATCCGTGCCATCACCTCCGTGGCGTGCTGCTACATGAAGCTCACCACCAAAGAGGAACCAACCCCTCCGGGGGTAACGGGACCTCCCGATTCAACGGGGTCGGACCATCTCTCCCTCGAGCGGGATTTTGGGTACCCAATGAGCGGACACGTGCGGGGGCTGCCCTGTCACCAGCTGTCCTATAAAGCGCGGGAGGCGGCGTGTCACGCCACGGAGGACTACGCGTCGCGACTCCGTGAGGAGAGCGCGCTCCTGAGGACGCACTGCTACCGCGCCGCCCTGGAGGTCTTCATCACGGACGTAAGGCCGGATCTTCCTAGGGCGGGAATACAGACGGTGAAGAAAGCCCACTTGTTGACTTTTAATGA GTATGCCCGTTTGGGTCTAGCACGGGTGGGCCTGCCCACGTCCCTCCCTTTGGACGCAGGGCGCTATGAGGCCATGTTGGCGCAGCAGGCCCGAGTGGTGGTCTTCTTCAGCCTGGCGCAAATGTTGGCTCCGGTGGTAGAGACGCTGGTGCTGCTGGATCGCGTCATCTACTTAAGGGAGAACG GGCTGCGCAGTCGACTCATTCCACTTTTCGACCCCAAGTTCTCTCCCAGGAATTTTGTGCTGGTTGCTGGGAAGTCAAATGGATTGTAA
- the mettl25b gene encoding methyltransferase-like protein 25B isoform X1, whose product MPKHHQQNMLEEPQISLSPKEQKDLATKITRFLSQYKFLSESYIIEFFTQDLWHKLPVSWQSVLHHLSYPQIAELLLETEHQHRRYPCVWPLSLLAFRATAHSLAFPRSFPKSPAGNGGAAEPTGFQENQNQSSLLAHAFRKHVKPKKQHEIRELGMLVKQLCEQSECNQVVDVGSGQGHLTRYLSFGLGLSVTAIEADPALVAMATKFDGELLYVLEKERQKRQKCSCEAPSCEACPRHVTGWVDPKASWEVFIQQLAPNQANGDDSVTPSKKRLRCPEHSLEETAAPQPGCRRKLVLTGLHACGDLSPTLLRHFVKCPHIRAITSVACCYMKLTTKEEPTPPGVTGPPDSTGSDHLSLERDFGYPMSGHVRGLPCHQLSYKAREAACHATEDYASRLREESALLRTHCYRAALEVFITDVRPDLPRAGIQTVKKAHLLTFNEYARLGLARVGLPTSLPLDAGRYEAMLAQQARVVVFFSLAQMLAPVVETLVLLDRVIYLRENGLRSRLIPLFDPKFSPRNFVLVAGKSNGL is encoded by the exons ATGCCTAAGCATCACCAACAAAACATGTTGGAAGAACCACAAATTAGTCTTTCTCCGAAGGAACAAAAAGATCTGGCAACCAAAATAACTCGTTTTCTATCACAATACAAATTTTTATCGGAGTCGTACATTATT GAGTTCTTCACTCAGGATTTATGGCACAAGTTGCCAGTTAGCTGGCAATCTGTTCTTCACCATTTGTCCTATCCGCAAATAGCAGAGCTGCTGCTGGAAACTGAACATCAACACAGGAG GTACCCGTGCGTTTGGCCGCTGTCCCTCCTGGCTTTTCGGGCAACGGCTCACTCCTTGGCCTTTCCTAGAAGTTTCCCAAAGTCGCCAGCTGGCAATGGCGGTGCAGCAGAGCCCACAGGGTTTCAGGAAAACCAGAACCAGAGCTCGCTGCTGGCGCACGCCTTTCGCAAACATGTCAAGCCCAAGAAACAACACGAAATCCGCGAGCTGGGCATG CTTGTCAAACAACTTTGCGAGCAAAGTGAGTGTAATCAAGTCGTGGATGTTGGTTCTGGACAG GGTCACCTAACTCGCTACCTGTCGTTCGGGCTAGGCTTGTCGGTGACGGCCATCGAGGCCGACCCCGCCCTcgttgccatggcaaccaagTTTGACGGAGAGCTGCTGTATGTTCTGGAAAAGGAGAGGCAGAAGCGACAG AAGTGTTCTTGTGAGGCACCATCATGTGAAGCTTGTCCTCGCCATGTGACGGGTTGGGTGGACCCCAAAGCATCATGGGAAGTCTTTATCCAGCAGTTGGCCCCCAATCAAGCTAATGGTGACGATTCAGTAACGCCCTCCAAAAAGAGACTTCGATGCCCCGAACACTCACTCGAGGAGACGGCGGCCCCTCAACCGGGTTGTCGGCGAAAACTGGTCCTGACCGGACTGCACGCCTGTGGCGACCTTAGCCCCACCCTTCTCCGCCATTTTGTCAAATGCCCTCACATCCGTGCCATCACCTCCGTGGCGTGCTGCTACATGAAGCTCACCACCAAAGAGGAACCAACCCCTCCGGGGGTAACGGGACCTCCCGATTCAACGGGGTCGGACCATCTCTCCCTCGAGCGGGATTTTGGGTACCCAATGAGCGGACACGTGCGGGGGCTGCCCTGTCACCAGCTGTCCTATAAAGCGCGGGAGGCGGCGTGTCACGCCACGGAGGACTACGCGTCGCGACTCCGTGAGGAGAGCGCGCTCCTGAGGACGCACTGCTACCGCGCCGCCCTGGAGGTCTTCATCACGGACGTAAGGCCGGATCTTCCTAGGGCGGGAATACAGACGGTGAAGAAAGCCCACTTGTTGACTTTTAATGA GTATGCCCGTTTGGGTCTAGCACGGGTGGGCCTGCCCACGTCCCTCCCTTTGGACGCAGGGCGCTATGAGGCCATGTTGGCGCAGCAGGCCCGAGTGGTGGTCTTCTTCAGCCTGGCGCAAATGTTGGCTCCGGTGGTAGAGACGCTGGTGCTGCTGGATCGCGTCATCTACTTAAGGGAGAACG GGCTGCGCAGTCGACTCATTCCACTTTTCGACCCCAAGTTCTCTCCCAGGAATTTTGTGCTGGTTGCTGGGAAGTCAAATGGATTGTAA
- the mettl25b gene encoding methyltransferase-like protein 25B isoform X3: MPKHHQQNMLEEPQISLSPKEQKDLATKITRFLSQYKFLSESYIIEFFTQDLWHKLPVSWQSVLHHLSYPQIAELLLETEHQHRRYPCVWPLSLLAFRATAHSLAFPRSFPKSPAGNGGAAEPTGFQENQNQSSLLAHAFRKHVKPKKQHEIRELGMLVKQLCEQSLSVTAIEADPALVAMATKFDGELLYVLEKERQKRQKCSCEAPSCEACPRHVTGWVDPKASWEVFIQQLAPNQANGDDSVTPSKKRLRCPEHSLEETAAPQPGCRRKLVLTGLHACGDLSPTLLRHFVKCPHIRAITSVACCYMKLTTKEEPTPPGVTGPPDSTGSDHLSLERDFGYPMSGHVRGLPCHQLSYKAREAACHATEDYASRLREESALLRTHCYRAALEVFITDVRPDLPRAGIQTVKKAHLLTFNEYARLGLARVGLPTSLPLDAGRYEAMLAQQARVVVFFSLAQMLAPVVETLVLLDRVIYLRENGLRSRLIPLFDPKFSPRNFVLVAGKSNGL, from the exons ATGCCTAAGCATCACCAACAAAACATGTTGGAAGAACCACAAATTAGTCTTTCTCCGAAGGAACAAAAAGATCTGGCAACCAAAATAACTCGTTTTCTATCACAATACAAATTTTTATCGGAGTCGTACATTATT GAGTTCTTCACTCAGGATTTATGGCACAAGTTGCCAGTTAGCTGGCAATCTGTTCTTCACCATTTGTCCTATCCGCAAATAGCAGAGCTGCTGCTGGAAACTGAACATCAACACAGGAG GTACCCGTGCGTTTGGCCGCTGTCCCTCCTGGCTTTTCGGGCAACGGCTCACTCCTTGGCCTTTCCTAGAAGTTTCCCAAAGTCGCCAGCTGGCAATGGCGGTGCAGCAGAGCCCACAGGGTTTCAGGAAAACCAGAACCAGAGCTCGCTGCTGGCGCACGCCTTTCGCAAACATGTCAAGCCCAAGAAACAACACGAAATCCGCGAGCTGGGCATG CTTGTCAAACAACTTTGCGAGCAAA GCTTGTCGGTGACGGCCATCGAGGCCGACCCCGCCCTcgttgccatggcaaccaagTTTGACGGAGAGCTGCTGTATGTTCTGGAAAAGGAGAGGCAGAAGCGACAG AAGTGTTCTTGTGAGGCACCATCATGTGAAGCTTGTCCTCGCCATGTGACGGGTTGGGTGGACCCCAAAGCATCATGGGAAGTCTTTATCCAGCAGTTGGCCCCCAATCAAGCTAATGGTGACGATTCAGTAACGCCCTCCAAAAAGAGACTTCGATGCCCCGAACACTCACTCGAGGAGACGGCGGCCCCTCAACCGGGTTGTCGGCGAAAACTGGTCCTGACCGGACTGCACGCCTGTGGCGACCTTAGCCCCACCCTTCTCCGCCATTTTGTCAAATGCCCTCACATCCGTGCCATCACCTCCGTGGCGTGCTGCTACATGAAGCTCACCACCAAAGAGGAACCAACCCCTCCGGGGGTAACGGGACCTCCCGATTCAACGGGGTCGGACCATCTCTCCCTCGAGCGGGATTTTGGGTACCCAATGAGCGGACACGTGCGGGGGCTGCCCTGTCACCAGCTGTCCTATAAAGCGCGGGAGGCGGCGTGTCACGCCACGGAGGACTACGCGTCGCGACTCCGTGAGGAGAGCGCGCTCCTGAGGACGCACTGCTACCGCGCCGCCCTGGAGGTCTTCATCACGGACGTAAGGCCGGATCTTCCTAGGGCGGGAATACAGACGGTGAAGAAAGCCCACTTGTTGACTTTTAATGA GTATGCCCGTTTGGGTCTAGCACGGGTGGGCCTGCCCACGTCCCTCCCTTTGGACGCAGGGCGCTATGAGGCCATGTTGGCGCAGCAGGCCCGAGTGGTGGTCTTCTTCAGCCTGGCGCAAATGTTGGCTCCGGTGGTAGAGACGCTGGTGCTGCTGGATCGCGTCATCTACTTAAGGGAGAACG GGCTGCGCAGTCGACTCATTCCACTTTTCGACCCCAAGTTCTCTCCCAGGAATTTTGTGCTGGTTGCTGGGAAGTCAAATGGATTGTAA
- the isg20l2 gene encoding interferon-stimulated 20 kDa exonuclease-like 2 isoform X1, which yields MQHDPEVYGCSLLEKPPSTLYCRIVFRRSQSDQMEDTITVNMSEVKPCRKQKTKLGNRFNKRKKMTVLSHAGRFNKPSSSSSRQQPSTLANTKSTQLSSRPIPGGRKKTTVLHTSEQTVPFPQRSFDHGSVLDRVLSHAGRFNKPSSSSSRQQPSTLANTKSTELSSRAISGVPSKYLAIDCEMVGTGPRGSVCSLARCSIVSYEGDVVYDKFIKPTAPVSNYRTRWSGVRPHNLRNATPFLQARREILKILAGKVVIGHAIHSDFRVLQYSHPADLTRDTSRIPLLNVRAGFEEKGCASLKRLTKAIFNRDIQMGRSGHSSVEDAQATMNLYKVVEDEWEKTLASRKTGDSGS from the exons atgcaaCATGACCCGGAAGTGTATGGTTGTAGTCTCTTGGAAAAACCACCATCCACGTTATACTGCAG AATTGTTTTCAGACGGAGCCAAAGTGACCAAATGGAGGATACTATAACTGTCAATATGTCAGAAGTCAAGCCATGCAGGAAGCAAAAAACCAAACTGGGCAATAGATTCAACAAACGCAAAAAAATGACGGTCCTCTCTCATGCGGGGCGGTTCAAcaaaccctcatcttcttcctcaCGCCAGCAGCCTTCAACCTTGGCCAACACCAAATCGACCCAATTGAGTTCTCGACCGATCCCGGGTGGACGCAAAAAAACGACGGTCCTGCATACGTCAGAGCAAACCGTCCCGTTCCCGCAGCGTTCGTTTGATCACGGCTCCGTTCTCGACCGGGTCCTCTCTCATGCGGGGCGCTTCAACAaaccctcttcttcttcctcacGCCAGCAGCCTTCAACCTTGGCCAACACCAAATCGACCGAATTGAGTTCTCGAGCGATCTCGGGTGTGCCTAGCAAGTACCTCGCCATAGATTGCGAGATGGTGGGCACGGGTCCCAGGGGAAGCGTCTGCAGTCTCGCGCGCTGCAGCATCGTGTCGTACGAGGGTGACGTTGTGTACGACAAGTTCATCAAACCCACGGCGCCTGTCTCAAACTACCGCACACGCTGGAGCGGCGTCCGCCCACACAACCTCAGGAACGCCACGCCTTTCCTTCAGGCTAGGAGGGAG ATCCTGAAGATCCTGGCCGGCAAGGTGGTGATCGGTCACGCCATCCACTCGGACTTCCGGGTCCTTCAATACTCGCACCCGGCCGACCTCACCCGGGACACCTCACGTATCCCACTGCTCAACGTGCGGGCCGGCTTTGAAGAGAAAGGTTGCGCCTCGCTCAAAAGACTCACCAAGGCCATCTTTAATCGTGACATCCAG ATGGGGCGCTCTGGCCACTCGTCTGTGGAAGACGCTCAGGCAACCATGAATCTCTACAAGGTGGTGGAAGACGAGTGGGAGAAGACGTTGGCGTCCCGGAAGACAGGCGATAGTGGCAGCTGA